One segment of Streptomyces sp. YIM 121038 DNA contains the following:
- the rpsG gene encoding 30S ribosomal protein S7, with protein sequence MPRKGPAPKRPVIIDPVYGSPLVTSLINKVLLNGKRSTAERIVYGAMEGLREKTGNDPVITLKRALENIKPTLEVKSRRVGGATYQVPIEVKPGRANTLALRWLVGYSRARREKTMTERLLNELLDASNGLGAAVKKREDTHKMAESNKAFAHYRW encoded by the coding sequence ATGCCTCGTAAGGGCCCCGCCCCGAAGCGCCCGGTCATCATCGACCCGGTGTACGGCTCTCCTCTGGTGACCTCCCTCATCAACAAGGTGCTGCTGAACGGCAAGCGCTCCACCGCCGAGCGCATCGTCTACGGCGCCATGGAGGGTCTGCGTGAGAAGACCGGCAACGACCCGGTCATCACGCTGAAGCGCGCGCTGGAGAACATCAAGCCGACCCTCGAGGTCAAGTCCCGCCGCGTCGGTGGTGCGACCTACCAGGTGCCGATCGAGGTCAAGCCCGGTCGCGCCAACACGCTGGCCCTGCGCTGGCTGGTGGGTTACTCCCGCGCCCGTCGCGAGAAGACCATGACCGAGCGTCTGCTCAACGAGCTCCTCGACGCCTCCAACGGCCTGGGTGCCGCTGTGAAGAAGCGTGAGGACACCCACAAGATGGCCGAGTCCAACAAGGCCTTCGCGCACTACCGCTGGTAG
- the fusA gene encoding elongation factor G, with protein MATTSLDLAKVRNIGIMAHIDAGKTTTTERILFYTGVSYKIGEVHDGAATMDWMEQEQERGITITSAATTCHWPLNDVDHTINIIDTPGHVDFTVEVERSLRVLDGAVTVFDGVAGVEPQSETVWRQADRYGVPRICFVNKLDRTGAEFHRCVDMIVDRLGATPIVMQLPIGAEADFKGVVDLVTMKAFVWSAETKMGEAYDIVDIPATHTEAADEWRGKLLEAVAENDEQMMELYLEGQEPTEEQLYAAIRRITIASGKGGDTTVTPVFCGTAFKNKGVQPLLDAVVRYLPSPLDVEAIEGHGTKDPEEIVKRKPSDDEPLAALAFKIASDPHLGKLTFVRIYSGRLDSGTAVLNSVKGKKERIGKIYRMHANKREEIESVGAGDIVAVMGLKQTTTGETLCDDKAPVILESMDFPAPVIQVAIEPKSKGDQEKLGVAIQRLSEEDPSFQVHSDEETGQTIIGGMGELHLEVLVDRMKREFRVEANVGKPQVAYRETIRRAVERVDYTHKKQTGGTGQFAKVQIAIEPIVDGDASYEFVNKVTGGRIPREYIPSVDAGAQEAMQFGILAGYEMTGVRVTLLDGAYHEVDSSELAFKIAGSQAFKEAARQAKPVLLEPMMAVEVTTPEDYMGDVIGDINSRRGQIQAMEERSGARVVKGLVPLSEMFGYVGDLRSKTSGRASYSMQFDSYAEVPRNVAEEIIAKAKGE; from the coding sequence ATGGCTACCACTTCACTTGACCTGGCCAAGGTGCGCAACATCGGCATCATGGCTCACATCGACGCGGGCAAGACGACGACCACCGAGCGGATCCTGTTCTACACCGGTGTCTCGTACAAGATCGGTGAGGTCCACGACGGTGCCGCCACGATGGACTGGATGGAGCAGGAGCAGGAGCGTGGCATCACGATCACCTCTGCTGCCACCACCTGTCACTGGCCGCTGAACGACGTCGACCACACGATCAACATCATCGACACCCCCGGGCACGTCGACTTCACCGTCGAGGTGGAGCGCTCCCTGCGCGTGCTCGACGGTGCCGTGACGGTGTTCGACGGCGTCGCCGGTGTCGAGCCCCAGTCCGAGACCGTGTGGCGTCAGGCGGACCGCTACGGCGTCCCGCGTATCTGCTTCGTCAACAAGCTCGACCGTACGGGTGCCGAGTTCCACCGCTGCGTCGACATGATCGTCGACCGCCTCGGTGCGACCCCGATCGTCATGCAGCTGCCCATCGGCGCGGAGGCTGACTTCAAGGGCGTCGTCGACCTCGTCACGATGAAGGCCTTCGTCTGGTCCGCCGAGACCAAGATGGGCGAGGCCTACGACATCGTCGACATCCCGGCCACGCACACCGAGGCCGCCGACGAGTGGCGCGGCAAGCTCCTCGAGGCCGTCGCCGAGAACGACGAGCAGATGATGGAGCTGTACCTCGAGGGCCAGGAGCCCACCGAGGAGCAGCTGTACGCGGCGATCCGTCGCATCACCATCGCCTCGGGCAAGGGCGGCGACACCACCGTCACCCCCGTGTTCTGCGGCACCGCGTTCAAGAACAAGGGCGTCCAGCCCCTGCTCGACGCGGTCGTGCGCTACCTCCCCTCCCCCCTGGACGTCGAGGCCATCGAGGGCCACGGCACCAAGGACCCGGAGGAGATCGTCAAGCGCAAGCCGTCCGACGACGAGCCGCTCGCGGCCCTCGCGTTCAAGATCGCGAGCGACCCGCACCTCGGCAAGCTCACCTTCGTCCGGATCTACTCCGGTCGCCTTGACTCCGGCACCGCCGTGCTGAACTCCGTCAAGGGCAAGAAGGAGCGCATCGGCAAGATCTACCGCATGCACGCGAACAAGCGTGAGGAGATCGAGTCGGTGGGCGCCGGTGACATCGTCGCCGTCATGGGTCTGAAGCAGACCACCACGGGCGAGACGCTCTGTGACGACAAGGCCCCGGTCATCCTGGAGTCCATGGACTTCCCGGCGCCGGTCATCCAGGTCGCCATCGAGCCGAAGTCCAAGGGTGACCAGGAGAAGCTGGGTGTCGCCATCCAGCGCCTCTCGGAGGAGGACCCCTCCTTCCAGGTCCACTCGGACGAGGAGACCGGCCAGACCATCATCGGTGGTATGGGCGAGCTTCACCTCGAGGTGCTCGTCGACCGCATGAAGCGCGAGTTCCGCGTCGAGGCGAACGTCGGCAAGCCGCAGGTCGCGTACCGCGAGACGATCCGTCGGGCCGTCGAGCGCGTGGACTACACCCACAAGAAGCAGACCGGTGGTACCGGTCAGTTCGCCAAGGTGCAGATCGCGATCGAGCCCATCGTCGACGGCGATGCCTCGTACGAGTTCGTGAACAAGGTCACCGGTGGCCGCATCCCGCGGGAGTACATCCCGTCGGTGGACGCGGGTGCGCAGGAGGCCATGCAGTTCGGCATCCTGGCGGGCTACGAGATGACGGGCGTCCGCGTCACGCTGCTCGACGGTGCCTACCACGAGGTCGACTCCTCCGAGCTCGCCTTCAAGATCGCCGGTTCGCAGGCCTTCAAGGAGGCCGCGCGGCAGGCCAAGCCCGTGCTGCTCGAGCCGATGATGGCCGTCGAGGTCACCACGCCCGAGGACTACATGGGCGACGTCATCGGCGACATCAACTCCCGCCGTGGCCAGATCCAGGCCATGGAGGAGCGCAGTGGCGCCCGGGTCGTCAAGGGCCTGGTTCCGCTGTCGGAGATGTTCGGCTACGTCGGAGACCTCCGCAGCAAGACGTCGGGTCGCGCAAGCTACTCGATGCAGTTCGACTCCTACGCCGAGGTTCCGCGGAACGTCGCCGAGGAGATCATCGCGAAGGCCAAGGGCGAGTAG
- the tuf gene encoding elongation factor Tu: protein MAKAKFERTKPHVNIGTIGHIDHGKTTLTAAITKVLHDAYPDLNEASAFDQIDKAPEERQRGITISIAHVEYQTETRHYAHVDCPGHADYIKNMITGAAQMDGAILVVAATDGPMPQTKEHVLLARQVGVPYIVVALNKADMVDDEEILELVELEVRELLSEYEFPGDDVPVVKVSALKALEGDAEWGKSVLDLMKAVDEAIPQPERDVDKPFLMPIEDVFTITGRGTVVTGRIERGVLKVNETVDIIGIKTEKTTTTVTGIEMFRKLLDEGQAGENVGLLLRGIKREDVERGQVIIKPGSVTPHTEFEAQAYILSKDEGGRHTPFFNNYRPQFYFRTTDVTGVVTLPEGTEMVMPGDNTEMKVELIQPVAMEEGLKFAIREGGRTVGAGQVVKITK from the coding sequence GTGGCGAAGGCGAAGTTCGAGCGGACTAAGCCGCACGTCAACATCGGCACCATCGGTCACATTGACCACGGTAAGACGACCCTCACGGCCGCCATTACCAAGGTGCTGCACGACGCGTACCCCGACCTGAACGAGGCCTCGGCCTTCGACCAGATCGACAAGGCTCCCGAAGAGCGTCAGCGCGGTATCACCATCTCCATCGCGCACGTCGAGTACCAGACGGAGACGCGTCACTACGCCCACGTCGACTGCCCCGGTCACGCGGACTACATCAAGAACATGATCACGGGTGCCGCGCAGATGGACGGCGCCATCCTCGTGGTCGCCGCCACCGACGGCCCGATGCCGCAGACCAAGGAGCACGTGCTCCTGGCCCGCCAGGTCGGCGTTCCGTACATCGTCGTCGCCCTGAACAAGGCCGACATGGTGGACGACGAGGAGATCCTGGAGCTCGTCGAGCTCGAGGTCCGTGAGCTCCTCTCCGAGTACGAGTTCCCGGGCGACGACGTCCCGGTCGTCAAGGTCTCGGCGCTCAAGGCGCTCGAGGGCGACGCCGAGTGGGGCAAGTCCGTCCTCGACCTGATGAAGGCCGTCGACGAGGCCATCCCGCAGCCCGAGCGTGACGTCGACAAGCCGTTCCTGATGCCGATCGAGGACGTCTTCACGATCACCGGTCGTGGCACCGTCGTCACCGGTCGCATCGAGCGTGGTGTCCTCAAGGTCAACGAGACCGTCGACATCATCGGCATCAAGACCGAGAAGACCACCACCACGGTCACCGGCATCGAGATGTTCCGCAAGCTGCTCGACGAGGGCCAGGCCGGTGAGAACGTCGGTCTGCTGCTCCGCGGCATCAAGCGCGAGGACGTCGAGCGCGGCCAGGTCATCATCAAGCCGGGCTCGGTCACCCCGCACACCGAGTTCGAGGCGCAGGCGTACATCCTGTCGAAGGACGAGGGTGGCCGTCACACCCCGTTCTTCAACAACTACCGCCCGCAGTTCTACTTCCGTACGACGGACGTGACCGGCGTCGTGACCCTCCCCGAGGGCACCGAGATGGTCATGCCGGGTGACAACACCGAGATGAAGGTGGAGCTCATCCAGCCCGTCGCCATGGAGGAGGGCCTGAAGTTCGCCATCCGTGAGGGTGGCCGGACCGTCGGCGCCGGCCAGGTCGTCAAGATCACCAAGTAA
- the rpsJ gene encoding 30S ribosomal protein S10 has protein sequence MAGQKIRIRLKAYDHEVIDSSAKKIVETVTRTGASVAGPVPLPTEKNVYCVIKSPHKYKDSREHFEMRTHKRLIDILDPTPKTVDSLMRLDLPAGVDIEIKL, from the coding sequence ATGGCGGGACAGAAGATCCGCATCCGGCTCAAGGCCTACGACCACGAGGTCATCGACTCCTCGGCGAAGAAGATCGTCGAGACGGTGACGCGTACTGGTGCGTCGGTCGCGGGCCCGGTGCCGCTGCCCACTGAGAAGAACGTGTACTGCGTCATCAAGTCGCCGCACAAGTACAAGGACTCGCGCGAGCACTTCGAGATGCGCACGCACAAGCGCCTGATCGACATCCTCGACCCGACGCCCAAGACCGTTGACTCGCTGATGCGCCTGGACCTTCCGGCCGGCGTTGACATCGAGATCAAGCTCTGA
- the rplC gene encoding 50S ribosomal protein L3: MTKQIKGILGEKLGMTQVWDENNRVVPVTVVKAGPCVVTQVRTNDSDGYESVQIAFGEIDPRKVNKPLKGHFAKADVTPRRHLVEIRTSDASEYTLGQELTAETFESGVKVDVTGKSKGKGFAGVMKRHNFGGLGSSHGTQRKHRSPGSIGGCATPGRVFKGLRMAGRMGNERVTTQNLTVHAVDAEKGLLLIKGAVPGPNGGLVLVRTAAKGA; this comes from the coding sequence ATGACCAAGCAGATCAAGGGCATCCTGGGCGAGAAGCTCGGCATGACCCAGGTCTGGGACGAGAACAACCGTGTCGTCCCCGTGACCGTGGTCAAGGCCGGGCCCTGCGTTGTTACCCAGGTCCGTACGAATGACAGCGACGGCTACGAGTCGGTCCAGATCGCCTTCGGCGAGATCGACCCGCGCAAGGTGAACAAGCCCCTCAAGGGCCACTTCGCCAAGGCCGACGTGACCCCCCGACGCCACCTCGTCGAGATCCGTACCTCGGACGCGTCCGAGTACACCCTCGGCCAGGAGCTCACCGCCGAGACCTTCGAGTCGGGCGTCAAGGTCGACGTGACCGGCAAGAGCAAGGGCAAGGGCTTCGCCGGTGTCATGAAGCGCCACAACTTCGGTGGCCTCGGCTCCAGCCACGGCACCCAGCGCAAGCACCGCTCGCCCGGCTCCATCGGTGGCTGCGCCACCCCGGGCCGCGTGTTCAAGGGCCTCCGCATGGCGGGCCGCATGGGCAACGAGCGGGTCACCACCCAGAACCTGACCGTCCACGCCGTTGACGCGGAGAAGGGTCTGCTGCTCATCAAGGGCGCGGTTCCCGGTCCGAACGGCGGCCTCGTCCTGGTCCGCACCGCGGCCAAGGGGGCCTGA
- the rplD gene encoding 50S ribosomal protein L4, producing MSTVEILSPAGDKAGTVELPAEIFDAKVSIPLIHQVVVAQLAAARQGTHKTKTRGEVRGGGKKPYRQKGTGRARQGSTRAPQFAGGGVVHGPVPRDYSQRTPKKMKAAALRGALTDRARNSRIHVVSDVVEGDISTKAVKALLGKISERKNVLLVVERENEKAVLSARNLPQVHILEPGQLNTYDVLVSDDVVFTQAAFESFVSGPKAADTEGSEA from the coding sequence ATGAGCACTGTTGAGATCCTTTCGCCGGCAGGCGACAAGGCCGGTACCGTCGAGCTCCCCGCGGAGATCTTCGACGCGAAGGTCAGCATCCCGCTGATCCACCAGGTCGTTGTCGCGCAGCTGGCCGCTGCCCGCCAGGGCACGCACAAGACCAAGACGCGCGGCGAGGTCCGTGGTGGCGGCAAGAAGCCGTACCGCCAGAAGGGCACCGGCCGCGCCCGCCAGGGTTCGACCCGCGCGCCGCAGTTCGCCGGTGGTGGCGTCGTGCACGGTCCCGTGCCGCGTGACTACTCGCAGCGGACCCCGAAGAAGATGAAGGCCGCCGCCCTGCGCGGTGCCCTCACCGACCGGGCCCGCAACAGCCGCATCCACGTCGTCTCCGACGTGGTCGAGGGCGACATCTCCACGAAGGCCGTCAAGGCTCTCCTCGGCAAGATCAGCGAGCGCAAGAACGTGCTCCTGGTCGTCGAGCGCGAGAACGAGAAGGCCGTGCTGTCCGCCCGCAACCTGCCCCAGGTCCACATCCTGGAGCCGGGCCAGCTGAACACGTACGACGTTCTCGTCTCGGACGACGTGGTCTTCACCCAGGCCGCGTTCGAGTCCTTCGTGTCTGGCCCCAAGGCCGCTGACACCGAAGGGAGCGAGGCCTGA
- the rplW gene encoding 50S ribosomal protein L23, which produces MAIRHPAIASKAAKAAKAARVAKAKRHATEGKNTVETPLSKSFTDPRDVLLKPVVSEKSYALLDEGKYTFVVAPGANKTQIKQAVEAVFSVKVTGVNTLNRQGKRKRTRTGFGKRADSKRAIVTLAEGDRIDIFGQAS; this is translated from the coding sequence ATGGCTATCCGTCACCCCGCTATCGCCTCGAAGGCCGCCAAGGCCGCCAAGGCCGCGCGCGTCGCCAAGGCGAAGCGCCACGCCACCGAGGGCAAGAACACCGTCGAGACGCCGCTGAGCAAGAGCTTCACGGACCCCCGTGACGTGCTCCTCAAGCCGGTCGTCTCGGAGAAGAGCTACGCGCTGCTCGACGAGGGCAAGTACACCTTCGTCGTCGCGCCGGGCGCCAACAAGACCCAGATCAAGCAGGCCGTCGAGGCGGTCTTCTCGGTCAAGGTCACCGGTGTCAACACGCTCAACCGCCAGGGCAAGCGCAAGCGCACCCGCACCGGTTTCGGCAAGCGTGCCGACTCCAAGCGCGCGATCGTGACCCTCGCTGAGGGCGACCGTATCGACATCTTCGGCCAGGCCTCCTAA
- the rplB gene encoding 50S ribosomal protein L2 — MGIRKYKPTTPGRRGSSVADFVEVTRSTPEKSLVRPLHSKGGRNNAGRVTVRHQGGGHKRAYRVIDFRRHDKDGVPAKVAHIEYDPNRTARIALLHYADGEKRYIIAPRNLAQGDRVENGPGADIKPGNNLALRNIPVGTTIHAIELRPGGGAKFARSAGASVQLLAKEGSMAHLRMPSGEIRLVDVRCRATIGEVGNAEQSNINWGKAGRKRWLGVRPTVRGVVMNPVDHPHGGGEGKTSGGRHPVSPWGKKEGRTRSPKKASNKYIVRRRKTNKKR, encoded by the coding sequence ATGGGAATCCGCAAGTACAAGCCGACGACGCCGGGCCGCCGTGGCTCCTCCGTCGCCGACTTCGTCGAGGTCACGCGGTCCACGCCGGAGAAGTCGCTGGTCCGCCCCCTGCACAGCAAGGGCGGCCGTAACAACGCCGGTCGTGTGACCGTTCGCCACCAGGGTGGCGGACACAAGCGCGCCTACCGTGTGATCGACTTCCGTCGTCACGACAAGGACGGCGTGCCGGCGAAGGTCGCGCACATCGAGTACGACCCGAACCGCACCGCGCGCATCGCCCTGCTGCACTACGCAGACGGCGAGAAGCGCTACATCATCGCTCCGCGCAACCTGGCGCAGGGTGACCGGGTGGAGAACGGCCCTGGCGCCGACATCAAGCCCGGCAACAACCTTGCCCTGCGCAACATCCCGGTCGGTACCACGATCCACGCGATCGAGCTCCGTCCGGGCGGCGGCGCCAAGTTCGCCCGCTCCGCGGGTGCCTCGGTGCAGCTGCTCGCGAAGGAGGGCTCGATGGCCCACCTGCGCATGCCGTCGGGCGAGATCCGTCTGGTCGACGTCCGCTGCCGCGCCACCATCGGTGAGGTCGGCAACGCCGAGCAGTCGAACATCAACTGGGGCAAGGCCGGCCGCAAGCGCTGGCTGGGCGTCCGTCCCACCGTTCGCGGTGTCGTGATGAACCCGGTTGACCACCCGCACGGTGGTGGTGAGGGCAAGACCTCCGGTGGTCGTCACCCGGTCTCGCCCTGGGGCAAGAAGGAAGGCCGTACTCGTTCGCCCAAGAAGGCGTCGAACAAGTACATCGTCCGCCGCCGCAAGACGAACAAGAAGCGCTAA
- the rpsS gene encoding 30S ribosomal protein S19: protein MPRSLKKGPFVDDHLIKKVDVQNEAGTKNVIKTWSRRSMIVPAMLGHTIAVHNGKTHIPVFVTESMVGHKLGEFSPTRTFRGHVKDDRKSKRR, encoded by the coding sequence ATGCCTCGTAGCCTGAAGAAGGGGCCCTTCGTCGACGACCACCTGATCAAGAAGGTGGATGTCCAGAACGAAGCCGGCACCAAGAACGTCATCAAGACCTGGTCCCGCCGCTCGATGATCGTCCCGGCCATGCTCGGCCACACGATCGCGGTGCACAACGGCAAGACCCACATCCCGGTGTTCGTCACCGAGTCGATGGTCGGCCACAAGCTCGGCGAGTTCTCGCCGACGCGCACCTTCCGGGGTCACGTCAAGGACGACCGGAAGTCGAAGCGCCGCTAA
- the rplV gene encoding 50S ribosomal protein L22, with protein MEARAQARYIRVTPMKARRVVDLIRGMDATEAQAVLRFAPQAASVPVGKVLDSAIANAAHNYDHTDASSLYISEAYVDEGPTLKRFRPRAQGRAYRIRKRTSHITVVVSSKEGTR; from the coding sequence ATGGAAGCCAGGGCCCAGGCGCGGTACATCCGCGTCACGCCCATGAAGGCCCGCCGCGTGGTGGACCTCATCCGTGGCATGGATGCCACGGAGGCTCAGGCGGTCCTGCGTTTCGCCCCGCAGGCCGCCAGCGTGCCGGTCGGCAAGGTGCTGGACAGCGCCATCGCCAACGCCGCGCACAACTACGACCACACGGACGCCTCGTCGCTGTACATCAGCGAGGCGTACGTGGACGAGGGCCCGACCCTGAAGCGGTTCCGTCCGCGTGCCCAGGGCCGTGCCTACCGGATCCGTAAGCGGACCAGCCACATCACCGTGGTCGTCAGCAGCAAGGAAGGAACCCGGTAA
- the rpsC gene encoding 30S ribosomal protein S3, with protein MGQKVNPHGFRLGVTTDFKSRWYADKLYKDYVKEDVAIRRMMTSGMERAGISKVEIERTRDRVRVDIHTARPGIVIGRRGAEADRIRGDLEKLTGKQVQLNILEVKNPETDAQLVAQAVAEQLSSRVSFRRAMRKSMQSAMKAGAKGIKIQCGGRLGGAEMSRSEFYREGRVPLHTLRANVDYGFFEAKTTFGRIGVKVWIYKGDVKNIAEVRAENAAARAGNRPARGGNDRPARGGRGGERGGRGRKPQQQSAPAAEAPKAEAPAAAAPAAESTGTEA; from the coding sequence ATGGGCCAGAAGGTAAACCCGCACGGGTTCCGGCTCGGTGTCACGACCGACTTCAAGTCGCGTTGGTACGCCGACAAGCTGTACAAGGACTACGTCAAGGAAGACGTCGCCATCCGTCGGATGATGACGTCCGGCATGGAGCGCGCCGGCATCTCGAAGGTGGAGATCGAGCGCACCCGTGACCGCGTGCGTGTGGACATCCACACCGCTCGTCCCGGCATCGTCATCGGCCGCCGTGGCGCCGAGGCCGACCGCATCCGCGGTGACCTCGAGAAGCTCACGGGCAAGCAGGTCCAGCTGAACATCCTCGAGGTCAAGAACCCCGAGACGGACGCTCAGCTCGTGGCCCAGGCCGTCGCGGAGCAGCTGTCCTCCCGCGTCTCCTTCCGTCGCGCCATGCGCAAGAGCATGCAGTCGGCGATGAAGGCGGGCGCCAAGGGCATCAAGATCCAGTGTGGCGGTCGTCTCGGCGGTGCCGAGATGTCCCGCTCGGAGTTCTACCGCGAGGGCCGTGTGCCCCTGCACACGCTCCGCGCCAACGTGGACTACGGCTTCTTCGAGGCCAAGACGACCTTCGGCCGCATCGGCGTGAAGGTCTGGATCTACAAGGGCGACGTCAAGAACATCGCCGAGGTCCGCGCCGAGAACGCCGCTGCCCGCGCCGGCAACCGCCCGGCCCGTGGTGGCAACGACCGCCCGGCCCGCGGTGGCCGTGGTGGCGAGCGTGGCGGCCGCGGCCGCAAGCCGCAGCAGCAGTCCGCGCCGGCTGCCGAGGCCCCCAAGGCCGAGGCTCCCGCCGCTGCCGCTCCGGCTGCTGAGAGCACCGGAACGGAGGCCTGA
- the rplP gene encoding 50S ribosomal protein L16, with the protein MLIPRRVKHRKQHHPKRSGMSKGGTQVAFGEYGIQAMGPAYVTNRQIEAARIAMTRHIKRGGKVWINIYPDRPLTKKPAETRMGSGKGSPEWWIANVKPGRVMFELSYPNEKIAREALTRAAHKLPMKCRIVKREAGEA; encoded by the coding sequence ATGCTGATCCCCCGTAGGGTCAAGCACCGCAAGCAGCACCACCCCAAGCGCTCTGGCATGAGCAAGGGTGGCACGCAGGTTGCGTTCGGTGAGTACGGCATCCAGGCCATGGGCCCGGCGTACGTCACCAACCGTCAGATCGAGGCCGCGCGTATCGCGATGACCCGCCACATCAAGCGTGGCGGCAAGGTCTGGATCAACATCTACCCGGACCGTCCCCTCACCAAGAAGCCTGCCGAGACCCGCATGGGTTCCGGTAAGGGTTCGCCGGAGTGGTGGATCGCCAACGTCAAGCCCGGACGCGTCATGTTCGAGCTGTCGTACCCCAACGAGAAGATCGCCCGTGAGGCGCTGACCCGTGCGGCCCACAAGCTGCCGATGAAGTGCCGGATCGTCAAGCGCGAGGCAGGTGAAGCGTGA
- the rpmC gene encoding 50S ribosomal protein L29, with protein MSAGTKASELRELGNEELLNKLREAKEELFNLRFQAATGQLENHGRLKAVRKDIARIYTLMRERELGIETVESA; from the coding sequence ATGTCGGCCGGTACCAAGGCGTCCGAGCTGCGCGAGCTGGGCAACGAGGAGCTCCTCAACAAGCTCCGCGAGGCCAAGGAAGAGCTGTTCAACCTCCGCTTCCAGGCGGCGACGGGTCAGCTCGAGAACCACGGTCGGCTCAAGGCCGTCCGTAAGGACATCGCGCGGATCTACACCCTGATGCGTGAGCGCGAGCTGGGCATCGAGACGGTGGAGAGCGCCTGA
- the rpsQ gene encoding 30S ribosomal protein S17: protein MSESNVTEETKAARGFRKTREGLVVSDKMDKTVVVAVEDRVKHALYGKVIRRTNKLKAHDEQNAAGVGDRVLLAETRPLSATKRWRVVEILEKAK from the coding sequence ATGAGCGAGAGCAACGTGACTGAAGAGACGAAGGCCGCGCGCGGCTTCCGCAAGACCCGCGAGGGTCTGGTCGTCAGCGACAAGATGGACAAGACCGTCGTCGTCGCAGTCGAGGACCGCGTCAAGCACGCGCTGTACGGCAAGGTCATCCGCCGTACGAACAAGCTCAAGGCGCACGACGAGCAGAACGCCGCGGGCGTCGGCGACCGTGTCCTCCTCGCGGAGACCCGGCCGCTGTCCGCGACGAAGCGCTGGCGCGTCGTCGAGATCCTCGAGAAGGCCAAGTAA
- the rplN gene encoding 50S ribosomal protein L14, which yields MIQQESRLRVADNTGAKEILTIRVLGGSGRRYAGIGDVIVATVKDAIPGGNVKKGDVVKAVIVRTVKERRRPDGSYIRFDENAAVILKNDGDPRGTRIFGPVGRELREKKFMKIISLAPEVL from the coding sequence GTGATCCAGCAGGAGTCGCGACTTCGCGTCGCCGACAACACGGGTGCGAAGGAAATCCTCACCATCCGTGTTCTCGGTGGCTCGGGTCGCCGCTACGCGGGCATCGGTGACGTCATCGTCGCCACCGTCAAGGACGCGATCCCCGGTGGCAACGTGAAGAAGGGTGACGTCGTCAAGGCGGTCATCGTTCGCACCGTCAAGGAGCGCCGCCGTCCGGACGGCTCGTACATCCGCTTCGACGAGAACGCCGCCGTCATTCTGAAGAACGACGGCGACCCTCGCGGCACCCGTATCTTCGGCCCGGTGGGCCGTGAGCTGCGCGAGAAGAAGTTCATGAAGATCATCTCGCTCGCGCCGGAGGTGCTGTAA
- the rplX gene encoding 50S ribosomal protein L24 yields the protein MKIKKGDLVQVITGKDKGKQGKVIAAYPRDERVLVEGVNRVKKHTKAGPTASGSQAGGIVTTEAPIHVSNVQLVVEKDGNKVVTRVGYRFDDEGNKIRVAKRTGEDI from the coding sequence ATGAAGATCAAGAAGGGTGACCTGGTCCAGGTCATCACCGGCAAGGACAAGGGCAAGCAGGGCAAGGTCATTGCCGCTTACCCGCGCGACGAGCGCGTCCTGGTCGAGGGTGTCAACCGGGTCAAGAAGCACACGAAGGCCGGCCCCACGGCCTCCGGCTCCCAGGCCGGTGGCATCGTCACGACCGAGGCGCCGATCCACGTCTCCAACGTCCAGCTGGTCGTTGAGAAGGACGGCAACAAGGTCGTCACGCGCGTCGGCTACCGCTTCGACGACGAGGGCAACAAGATCCGCGTTGCCAAGCGGACGGGTGAGGACATCTGA